AATCATTGTGCAGTTATATATctaaacaactaaataaaaaatggaacaGGAAGTAACGTGCAATCAAGACGTGAATTGTCACTTGGGTgatgatttacataaattacaGTCTTTCCAGTCCATATGTAGGCCTAAACTGTAAATTCTCAGTGCAGGTTGGTGCGTCTTATCTTTTTGTACAACAGCAGCATGTGAATAATTCTTATTTCCTCCGGTCTTGTGTGTAGTGATAAGTTAtaggcagaaaaacaaaacaatagttgatgaacttttaattaaatcatgGTGATGTTTGTTCAGCAGTTTTGGCcagcaaaaagtaaaaacaaaacattttatccGACAGAGACAGTAGAGGTGTCAGACTGGAGGTGGAAAGGGTACTGAGTACTGAGTACCCTTTCCACCTCCGGACGTGTCGTGAACTCATTGGtgtttggacttggacttgtgtCTGACTTGGCCATTGGACTCAAAAAATATTCTAATTGGTCTTGACTGAGTGCAGCACTTTATGCTTTTTTCTACAATAACTTcctcattcaaaacaaaactattgATGAAGCGTGCTCGTTCCTAAAACAGGTATAAGAAAGGGCATTTGTCCCCTTGTTTATACCTGGCTGCATAATAAACCTCAATCCTTCTCATTTTGGCCACAGACAGTGTCAGCGAGCCCCAGATCAGAGGCATTGGCTCACCGCTCATGTGTGAACTGTAAAAAGATGCAAGCCGAGATATCTAGCAAGATGAACGCCTGGGCCTGTTGGTGGAATCTGGAGCTACAGCCAATGAGCGGAAAGACACGATTAAGGGGAGGCCTGGGGTAGGGGGTAATCTGTAACAATAGaaactgtacagtatgtgttgcatTTACAACATGGCCAAAGTTGTATTTTTCACCCAGACAAAACAggctaaaacaagtgaaataGACATGTGGAAACCACGTCTAGGTGGAAAAAGGCTATTTTGtgagcatgtgtgcgtgcaACTTCAACAAGCATGATTGCAAGGACAGTTCCATGGATTGCGTGATCAAAAAATCCTATCTCACGCACGGTATTACGTAATTTCCTGACTCACTTCTCACTTGTGTTTTTGGGGCAAAATGTGAAGCAACGCTCTCTTTTGGATGTTGAGAGTAAAAAAGGATGCAATGATTGTGACCATTGTGAATACTTTTGGTATCATTCTGCTTGTTGCACAACAGGATGAATCAACTTGATGTCAGTAATAACAAATGCACATATTCAATgttatattttatcatttaataaacattgtTCACAGACAGATGTTAAGAATGATATGAAACAGCCTCACTGAGGGATAGGCTGTAAACAGCAGGTAATGTGTACCATATGTGTGTAGCAGGCCTTGAGATTTCACTAAAGATTAACCACTTATTCCCAAAATGCTGAGCTGTAAATTGAATTTTcctgttaaaatgtattcagtCCGGAATGTTAAAGAAGGTGCCATGGATCCATCAGGATAAAAGTCCTCTCACTGACCAAATACTggtattaaattaaaatactgCTGTATTGCTGAGAAAGTGTTAGTTTGCTCTATGAAAATTGTTAGTATTGGACTTCAGTCCGTCTGCAATATATTGGACTTTTAAACCAATTTGAAGCCAACATATTGACAAACTTTATGTTAAATTAACTACATGAACAACTTGTACTTGTTAAATGCATGCAGTTGATTTTTGTCATTGTCTTTAAGGACAAAACCAACTTTTTTCATAaacaaaaattatttaaaagtaatgGTGCAGGCAGCCATAAAACACTCTTGGCTTGCCTTGGTTCACTCAGTGTAGTGCTGAAAGAGGCATATACAAAATATGCAGTGTTGTCACACATGGAAAATATTTCTTTACACATGGGGACATTTTCAGAAGAAAATCAGGGTTTAAAACCATTGTGCATcatttctgtcgcccccatgaggaattctaagtgatgacaacaaaactgtcagcgcgTCCTCATGACaaaagccttccgtgatcatgCACAGCTTCCaccctccacacagttgctagtagccaaggatgAAACagagtattaaaaaaacaatggactcttcagaagaggcaCGGTGCCTTGCCTGTCTGCTTATCAACCTACCAAACCATATGTGCTGTCATCATATTATATGACATAActttaacaatacatttttcacgtTAAGTACTCTTGGAACCTGAGTGTGTTAGTTTTCCATTTTGGTAGAGTCTGGCTCTCAGGAAAAAACATCCCAGAGGACGAGGTTAACAAAGTTAGACTGACCTTGGAAAGACACCCCTTAAACTTTGACAagcattattaataattataacatTGATCCTCACAATGTCAAATAATCCAAGTGATAGTGATAAGGTTAATTAAGAATGATATAGATAAGTTATTTGGGAACATGCTGTACAGTGTTACTGAACATAATTATTGGCTGCTGCTGTATGGTTTCCAATTAATTCTGAATCAAGTCCTAAAGggcacaacaacaataatacttAATATCATGTACTATACATATTCAGTGTTCTCTCAAGTAAGGTGCTGCATCCTACTGAGATGTTAGTAAGAGTCATTAGATCGTAACTACAGTACCATTGTCAATAACTATTGGAGGAATTAATTGATCTTCTTTCTACGCCGAGATAGGCtcctaaaagaaaaaacaaacgtACACATTTTTTGTCCCTTGTGCAATTTAAAACTGTTAACTTGTGCAACTCTTGAATAAAGTTCTTAATAATGTCACTTTGGACCTTCTTGTGATACTTTAACTTTCCCAGATAATCAAAGTATTATaagcataaaataaataataaaaaacattgaaccCTCTGAACTCTGAAGTATTGGATGGGTTGAGATCAAATATGGTCTTTGCTTTGATGGATAAAGAATATTTTGTAGATCAACCTTTCTAACTCACTCAAATTCCTGGTCAGCTTAGCTGTAGTAATACTTTTCAAATTGAGCTCCATTGCTAAAAGAATATCCTCCTCTTCTTTAACACTCATTGCCTACGGATTCCTTAAAGAATTCAAATGTAGTCTCCATCTTGTTTCCATTTTACATGCTCTTAGTGCAACAATCTGTAAACACGATATCTTCTTTCTTCGGTGTAATACACAGATGTGACTAAAACCAAGTGAGCAGTCTAGAAATGTCTCATTGTAGAGCCAGAAGTCACAGGTCTTCTCTTAATTGTTGTGGATAAAGAAGAATAAGTCAAGTATTgacaaatcaatcaaatcaccATCAACTCTATTTTAGTTCTTAGAACTGTAAACAATATCTTGTTTCTACCTTTTATCATTGAAAAAatacagcaataaataaaacacgGACTAACGAAACAATCATGGTACCATACATAGATAAGTATTGATAAATACCTTGAAACAATATAAATAGAAAAGAACACACAGACTTGCACTTAAACATAAAACAGTTATACAAATTTAGTGttgcaaatacataaatactgtaaacataATGAGTTGGGCTGTAGTTTTTTGAACATAGTGTATCTGTACACTTCCATGTCAACAGCCATTATTTCATTAGAGACTTTATTGAGAAAAACATGGTTATTCCTTGAGCGTGTGGTGAAATTTTcccaaaaacttaaaaataaagtcataacaTTTGCAAttcagtttgatttatttgGAGATTCATCACATTATAGCCTCACTCATGCAGTTGTTGCTATTGGCTGCCCAAAGCCATTCTCCATGCACTGTAATTACCACATTTCACGGAGGAGGGTACACTACTAGGTGCCTCTCAGCACCCCCAACACATCTTATTCTGGATCAGCCCCATCTGGTATGACTTAATGGCTGCAAAGCAGACCCTGTTTGAATTCAAACTGGATACATTTTCCCTCTCCCAATCTCATACACTGatctcactttttaaaattaaatctacAACCATGTCTCAATATCTATAATAATTCATCAAGTTGTGACACATTGTTGTGTTAAATTTCTCTAAGTATGAGCATAAAAAATCCCTATGGACAGTTGTCAGTGTCTGTGATGTGGCTAACCAATGCCCCCAAAAAGTTGTTTCAAATACAGAGGAGGAACTTCCCCACAGGTACTACATGAGTATTAACATTGGACAGAAGAACTGCCTGAACTGTGGCATTGGCGTGAGGAGAATCTGTAACCTAGTTACTTGAAGAATTACTCTAAATTGCAGGACAAGACAATTTACAtgacaatttttctttttctgtgcatCCATGAAGTCCCTGGCTGAGTGTGACCAATCTACCACACTTTACATTCCCTTGAACCACTGTGTAATACTTTCCAAGTTACTACAAAGGCCATGTGTCAACAGAGGTGTAAGGGGTTTATTGTGTATTGAGATACTAAACCTGACAGATACTTTTTGAATCCTGCAGTATTTTGTTTCAAgcaaagtatttattttcaagtattttaccttggtgagagaaaacaaatggtATCAAGCTGTGATATTTGACTCTCCTAAGCAAGTAACAACCCTGCGTTAAAACACACAGGCAAGTGTGTTGCTTCAGGTATTGGTGAGACATGTAATAACATTTAGGAAGTTCAGTTTGAGTGAGAGAATTGTGAATGTGAAGGCTTATTAGACACTAAAACACTGCAGAGTGATTTATAGTAATCACAGAAATTACTTTACAACTCTTACAAATGTTATCACAGTGGCAACTATTTTATCTTTCTTATTACCTTTAGAGCTACATTTGTTCAAACAGAACTGAAGGCTGTAGTATTCTACTGTAAAACTATGTAACTAACGTGGAGCAGAAGGGCATTAGCTTGCTTGATCTAGATTTATGGTATGGACGAATGCTTTCTACGAGGTCATTAAATCAAGTAGTGGCCAATTTAATCTCCCTTCCACTCAGTTTGAAAAGGCACAACCTTGTAGTAAACGTATTCAGGGTAAGTATATATCCCATGTCAAGTCAAATTgaactgaacaaaaaaacaaatgatgtgaTTTGGGGCTACATCTGCAGTTAAGATGACAACATGGGAAAAAACGAATTACAATGTTTTGTAAACAATCCAAACATTTGAGGAAAATAGGGTCTGATGATCtcaataccttttttttcactacattttaaagaatCATACCAGAGAATAATAAGCTCACACACAAGGCAGAATTTTGCAAAAGGCAAATCACCAAAAGGAAGAATACTTACCCTCTGCTTGGGTATGTCAATGAATCTCCATTAATTAAGCTAAGCTGCATATGCTGCAAGTAGTATGCTATCCTCTAAgacaatgtttcccaaacttagggtcagGACCCAAAacgggtcgcagacccgttttattgggtcgccaattggcagagtaaAATTCATATTAATCTTATGTGAATGAGCGTTGCTTTTTGCTCCACTGGTCTTTTTAGCTCAGATgctttggggggaggggggggggggggtctctctctctcctctcttatcctaggaggggataagaaaatgagttgagaaagggatgagacacagaaaggagaacagagaccttttctgtttttatttttacttttataatggaataaatctACTTCAtctacatttaaattcatggtttgttacgtcttttgtccacagtttaaaactGTAGATGTTACactgattcatggtgtatttttgtaaatttgggtcccggggagacaccaatattctcttttgggtcttgagctgaaaatgtttgggaaccactgctctaaGAAAAAGTGCCCAAGGCTTGTGGGGTATGGATTCTCTGAGGACTTGGCTTTCATCCCTCTCACTCAAATTGTGACCACATGCTGGAGCAGTTGTTGAAACCATTGTCTCTAAAACAAAGTGATTATTTTTCTCACTCGTTGTACACTTTTCACCATCTAATGAGAAACGTCTAACTCTTTTTAGCCCTGAAGTCCACAGAGTTATCTTTTGCTAGTAGCTCTGCAAGAATAAAATGTTATTcattaaaaacttaaaacactGTACTGTTACATTCATAGCAACAGATGGTGCAAAGGATAATTATCCAAGAGGACAGTCACAGACACGACCTCTCAAAAACCTGTGCACTTCAAAGAGATTTTTTAACAGACGATGTCTGGGGAATAGTCATTTGATTACACTCAATCATTGTCTTTCTATATCAGTTTCTGTCTATTTCTGTCTactttctattttcatttttttgttattgaccatttacaaaaaacaatgtatgcatgtactggACATAATTCAGAGGACAAACATGTACAAATATCATGCAATGAACATTTGATCTATGAGTCCAGTATAACCGTGTTGCATAACattgttctctctttttaattaaaagaacatgACGTAATGCCGTAATGAcgtaatgtttgtttttgcgctataaacatatgtatacatGCTACACAAATTGCCATTTTCCGTAGGATATCTGACAGCGTGGCTGCTCTAGCATGTTTGCTGCCTCCAGTAGGCGATGCAAGTGCCATTTTATATGGAAATCAGCATCTTATGTTATCAGAAATCTTACCACCAGCAGGTGTAGCCAAATGAACTAAAATCCTAAGaattatcactttaaaaaataaaattctgttTGCTACTTACTTGTGGAAATCAgactaaaaaaatgtatgcatttttttaatcattcacAGGCATAGTCTAAAATGAAAAACCCATTTAAATCAAAGAAGATTGTTCTTTTAGAGACAGTGGTTTTTGGGGGGTTTGCGCTGTTCACACAAACCTTGTGTTAGTCATGCTAACATGATTTAGTTCTGCAAGTGATTTCTGACCCCAACACCACCACACACATGTTTTCAGTTAGGAACAAGAGAGTGACTGCTGGTTTATACCTGTGCGAGTGCACAGAAAGCACAGGGCAGCTGTACTAACACATCGCCTTGTTATCCTTGTTATGCACTAGTCCTTATCTGCTCAGACGTTCCCACAGCAGGATGCCTCTACACTTACATCACCTGAATTAAATGACTGTCACAACACGCCAACTTGATTTTAAAGTATACTGAGTAACTGTGTATACATGCCAAGTGCACTTGGGCTCGTGTCATGCAGACTTTATGTGTGGTCAGGAtcctgtctctgtctatttACATGCCAGTCTCCatgctgaagagtctttattgTGACACTCATCTGTTTCATGTCAAGGTATTTGTGTGAAACAAGATATTTTTTCTCTACGTAATTTCCAGTTCTATGTAATAGAGTATGTGTCATGGTTTACTAATGTAATGTACTATGTCTCTTCTGCTATTGATGGAGTTACAGTAAAATTACCACGGGTGTatagcaaaaacaacaataacatatGCTGCATACACCGTAAACTCTACTACAGTATGAAGtcaatgtctttgtttgttgAAACCAGACGTACAGATTTACAGTCAGAGATTAGGttttatatacacatttttttttgtaatgcagcTCTGGTAGGTTTCTTATAAACCAAATAAAGAATGTGTATGTTTGAGATACTTCCACCATTGTTACCCAGTTCTGctctttattttcaaataatctCTTTCAATTTGTATTCCAAATAGGACAGACTAAGAACCGAGGGAATATTAAGACCTTGATATGTGATCATCATTATTCTATTATACTAGTATCACAATGTGTACCGCTAGACCATGCATGTGCCTCTGAAAATTGCCCCTCTGGAACAAAtgatttttataatttaaattgatATTATTGAACTAATAACCATGTTTAACTGGTGTAGTTTTTGATGAATTTACTTGAAAAATTTGGTTATAgtatatttgtctgtgtgtatatttgtgaaGTACCGCAACAATTTAGAAACTACCTCCCTACTTTCCTATTTAATGAAAAATGGTCTGTGTGCCTGCAAAGTCAGTAAATTATTACCTCATCTGTGGAACCTTTTCTCACTCTATAATCTTTTATCGttatcatattgttttttttagtgtatATATTGAAAACGTAACTTaaaacttcaattcaattttgtttcttAGTTGAAAAAGACAGTGATTCCCCAAATTTGCATACAAGACACTTctcaataatacattttttgtagcCATTCAAGACTGATTAAATCAAATAGCCTCGCCAAATACTTTTACCTATTAGGAATGAGTGTTGCATGAGCAAAGTAAAACTATTTCAGTTGAGTAATTGGTTTAATTTGAGAAGCAGGACTTCAATTTATTGAAGAAATCATTCCTTCATGACTTCTGGGAGAAATTTGGGGAGTTGAATATGGCCCTGATGGGAGTTAGTTATCTTCGACAGCTGTATGGTATGGTTCTGTATGGacacaaacaaatgttacaATCCCTCCCAAATGccagtattttgttgtttgatgtGCAGATTAATTTAATGACTCACTGCCCTTTCACACTGAAACATTTTGAGTTCACCTGTAATCCATAATAGAATGCATAAAGTACAGCACATGCATAAATGCAATTATATTCAATCAAAGCATACTTTTCCAGCTCCAGATACCATCTTTTTCCATATTTGGTGGCTTTCTTTGGAAAACAAGTGACCTTCTGACACTCTATTGAATCAGAGTGGAATATTCCTTCTGAATCTGACAAGGGGCCACTtcaaaaattgagaaaatattaACTCACTGTGTAACAACTTAAAAACATACACTCAATGTAGCTACAGGACAcaggggggagagggagaaagaaagagttaTAGGGTGCAGTCTGCTTATACTCAACCCACGCAGTTTGCTTTTGGGGAAAATAGGACAAGGGGAGGGGATTACAGACATTGGTAGGATATTCAACAGAGCTTCAGCACACCAAATATCAATCTGGACGCAGTAGTGAGGACTGTGGTGCTCCGAGATAACAAAATAACTGCAAGAATATAGTTTAAAAGGTAGGCTTCCTTTGAATCGATTCACTTGCGTATTATGAGGTGATATCAAGTTTTAGAATGAGGCTTGTGAGAGAGTTTACAAGTGTTCAATTTTGTTCCTTTGCAGGAGAGGGCTGACTTTTGGATTATACAGTAATTTTACCTCaggccaataaaaaaaaaaaaactttaacagaGTGAGCTGGCAGTAAAATTGCGCAGGGAAACTGCACCACCATTCAGCGGATAGCGGTCCACAATCTGTTTTGTGATGTGACAGCTGGGTGCGCCAAAGTGGCGCTTTTGGGCACGATGGAGGACATTTTACTAGAGCAGAATAGTTGGGCGCAAAATGTTTCCTGGAGCAACTCAAGTCGTGGAAATGACAGCCATTTAGGAAACACCACAGTGAATCCTTTGAAACGCAATGAAGAAGTGGCCAAAGTAGAAGTTACCGTTCTGGTCCTGGTGCTGCTGCTCGCTCTGACCGGCAACTTGTGCGTCCTGCGGGCCATATACACCACCAAGAACAGCCAGTCTCGGATGTATTACTTCATGAAGCACCTGAGCATCGCAGACCTTGTCGTTGCAATCTTTCAGGTCTTACCGCAACTCATTTGGGATATTACATTTCGCTTCTATGGGTCAGATTTGCTGTGCAGGCTGATCAAATACCTCCAGGTCGTGGGTATGTTTGCATCTACCTACATGCTTGTCCTGATGTCCATCGACAGGTGCTTAGCAATCTGCCGGCCACTTCGCTCAGTGCGCAAGAGAAAGGATCGCTTCTGTGTGATGGCCTCATGGGTGCTCAGCCTGATTTTCAGCACTCCTCAAGCATACATATTTTCTTTGAGGGAAGTCGGGAACGGTGTGTATGACTGCTGGGGTGACTTCATACAGCCATGGGGTGCCAAAGCATACATCACATGGATGAGTCTCAGCATTTATATTTTCCCAGTTGCAATTTTAACCATCTGCTATGCTttgatatgttttaaaatatgggagaatttcaatttaaaaaccaGACGGGAGCACTTCCTGGCTCTCACTGCAAGGCCCTCCAAAGGCGCTCGTACCCTCTGTCGTGTGAGCAGCGTGAGGCTCATTTCAAAAGCAAAGATTCGCACAGTGAAAATGACATTTGTAGTGGTCCTTGCCTACATTGTATGCTGGACTCCCTTCTTCTTTGTCCAGATGTGGTCTGCATGGGATCCTGCAGCACCAAGAGAAGGTAAAGGCACACTCAGTGTTATGCCAACACACAACAGATGCAGTTTGAATCATAATCCTGGTATAGATCTATTGTGTATT
The Etheostoma cragini isolate CJK2018 chromosome 4, CSU_Ecrag_1.0, whole genome shotgun sequence genome window above contains:
- the oxtrl gene encoding oxytocin receptor like, which produces MEDILLEQNSWAQNVSWSNSSRGNDSHLGNTTVNPLKRNEEVAKVEVTVLVLVLLLALTGNLCVLRAIYTTKNSQSRMYYFMKHLSIADLVVAIFQVLPQLIWDITFRFYGSDLLCRLIKYLQVVGMFASTYMLVLMSIDRCLAICRPLRSVRKRKDRFCVMASWVLSLIFSTPQAYIFSLREVGNGVYDCWGDFIQPWGAKAYITWMSLSIYIFPVAILTICYALICFKIWENFNLKTRREHFLALTARPSKGARTLCRVSSVRLISKAKIRTVKMTFVVVLAYIVCWTPFFFVQMWSAWDPAAPREEMAFIIAMLLASLNSCCNPWIYMFFAGHLFHDLMQCFFCRCRQYLNTSSCSSDRQCRHKSSSSACVIKNTSSRSLTLTYSTGGQHTEEPAQSHPSFL